The following proteins are co-located in the Solanum pennellii chromosome 8, SPENNV200 genome:
- the LOC107027400 gene encoding B3 domain-containing protein REM13-like, giving the protein MATMKGYSEKPSFLMFISPSLKQGFTFPDEFLKHLKGHDQYEHAILRWANKNWPVKLNGVRLEDGLEKFVEQNNLEEGEILLIEHEGNMKFEAIRFDPSNQCEILEVQPRAPKVVKSSDESKSKEAATQKHSGCPYFVCTIRPYSFKYGYLCLPLDFVMKNNLRHKIGDLIIRDEKQRSWNIRLNSFSSKRFVLNGGWPEFSNANDIKEGDEVMFEIVTNEEKPIWQFKKKASNNVKSSLLVEPPKVKSGKPSQRRDIKDMMVDVVHMRVDKPLHKNKSSFVAKTPKSKSRELPQRQELENQTLKAFTHKSFDESNNNIKSSPLAKTPKPKSRKPAERDDFEDRSLEAVTHKPNEPSKLKLGGLHQRQEFEERTFEAATHKSLDKPTHKKLKSTPLAEPSQSKPGELPQKQNFEDQTTNVVTHKPHVESNYYTTSKEASPLKDAPHKSSDDPYILINVSPYCLVTDTLLIPEKFALANDLFKIKKCDLIIRDDNDRSWNVTLREHNNYVFIKDGWKKIRDTYYIKEGDQIMFEIVTGGDKPIWKFHGKISKEFVKMIQQNGLNTD; this is encoded by the exons ACTTTTCCCGATGAATTTTTGAAGCATCTGAAGGGACATGATCAGTATGAACATGCAATACTGAGATGGGCCA ATAAAAATTGGCCGGTGAAATTGAACGGTGTGAGACTAGAAGACGGTCTTGAAAAGTTCGTAGAGCAAAATAACTTGGAGGAGGGAGAAATATTGTTAATCGAACATGAAggaaatatgaaatttgaagCTATCAGGTTTGATCCGTCTAATCAATGTGAGATATTAGAAGTACAACCAAGGGCACCAAAAGTTGTGAAGAGTTCTGACGAATCTAAATCCAAAG AAGCTGCTACGCAGAAGCATTCAGGTTGTCCCTATTTTGTATGTACCATTAGACCATATTCTTTTAAATATGGTTACTTG TGTCTTCCTCTAGACTTTGTAATGAAAAACAATCTCCGTCACAAGATAGGGGATTTGATtattagagatgaaaaacagaGATCGTGGAATATAAGACTAAATTCTTTTAGTTCGAAACGATTTGTTCTTAATGGTGGATGGCCTGAATTTAGTAATGCAAATGATATAAAGGAGGGAGATGAAGTAATGTTTGAGATTGTTACTAATGAAGAGAAACCAATATGGCAATTCAaga AAAAAGCAAGTAACAACGTCAAGTCATCTCTCCTCGTAGAGCCCCCGAAAGTCAAGTCGGGGAAACCTTCTCAAAGGCGAGATATTAAAGATATGATGGTAGACGTTGTTCACATGCGTGTTG ATAAACCACTCCATAAGAACAAGTCATCATTCGTTGCAAAGACCCCAAAATCGAAGTCGAGGGAACTTCCTCAAAGACAGGAGCTTGAAAATCAGACTTTAAAAGCTTTTACTCACAAGTCTTTTG ATGAATCAAATAACAACATCAAGTCATCTCCCCTCGCTAAGACCCCTAAACCTAAGTCGAGGAAACCTGCTGAAAGAGATGATTTTGAAGATCGATCGTTAGAAGCTGTTACTCACAAGCCCAatg AGCCCTCTAAATTAAAGTTGGGGGGACTTCATCAAAGACAGGAATTTGAAGAACGAACATTTGAAGCTGCTACTCACAAGTCTCTTG ATAAACCAACCCACAAAAAACTCAAGTCAACGCCCCTCGCAGAGCCCTCTCAATCCAAGCCGGGAGAACTTCCTCAAAAACAGAATTTTGAAGATCAGACAACAAATGTTGTTACTCACAAGCCTCATG TCGAATCAAACTACTACACTACATCAAAAGAGGCATCTCCCCTTAAAGATGCTCCTCACAAATCTAGTGACGATCCTTATATTTTGATCAATGTTAGTCCCTATTGCCTCGTAACCGATACCTTG TTAATCCCCGAAAAATTTGCATTGGCAAATGATCTCTTCAAAATCAAGAAGTGTGATTTGATTATCAGAGATGATAACGATAGGTCGTGGAATGTTACATTACGCGAacataataattatgtttttattaaagATGGATGGAAAAAAATTCGCGATACATATTACATAAAGGAGGGAGATCAGATAATGTTTGAGATTGTTACTGGTGGAGATAAACCAATATGGAAATTTCATG gcaaaatttcaaaagaatttgtAAAGATGATTCAACAGAATGGACTGAACACTGATTGA
- the LOC107027401 gene encoding fasciclin-like arabinogalactan protein 3 — MSRSTFPLLCSFLILFASSASAFNITKILGQYSDYSTFNELLSKSGLASDINSRGTITLLAIPNGAVGDLTSKSDDVLKRVLATHVVLDYYDPMKLQKMKDKTAKMTTMFQQSGKAAYDQGFLNVTAKDGSFVFGSAVVGAQRDSKLEKSVMNQPYNISILGISQPIVTPGLDGTMAPISAPPPKALTPKKSPVAEAPQEAEAPAEEEAEAPAEEAEAPAPSQDAPSSAPDADTPPADQAPPPSSASKLSVSFGLFVVLATIVVV; from the coding sequence ATGAGTCGCTCAACTTTTCCTTTGCTATGTTCATTCTTAATCTTGTTCGCGTCCTCTGCCTCAGCCTTTAATATCACAAAAATCCTCGGTCAATATTCCGATTACAGTACATTCAATGAACTTTTATCGAAATCTGGCTTAGCTAGTGATATTAATTCGAGGGGTACAATTACACTTTTAGCTATACCAAATGGTGCAGTTGGTGATCTCACATCGAAATCAGATGATGTTCTTAAGAGAGTGTTGGCTACACACGTCGTATTGGATTACTACGATCCAATGAAACTTCAGAAGATGAAGGACAAAACAGCGAAAATGACAACAATGTTTCAACAATCTGGTAAAGCAGCGTATGATCAAGGTTTCCTAAATGTTACTGCTAAAGATGGTAGTTTCGTGTTTGGTTCAGCTGTAGTTGGTGCTCAAAGAGATTCAAAACTTGAGAAATCCGTTATGAATCAGCCTTACAATATCTCGATTCTTGGAATTTCTCAACCTATTGTTACGCCTGGTCTCGATGGGACAATGGCACCGATTTCAGCCCCACCACCAAAGGCACTCACGCCTAAAAAATCACCAGTAGCAGAGGCCCCTCAAGAAGCAGAGGCCCCCGCTGAGGAAGAAGCAGAGGCCCCCGCTGAAGAAGCAGAGGCCCCTGCTCCTTCTCAGGACGCACCGTCATCTGCACCTGACGCTGACACACCTCCCGCTGATCAGGCCCCACCACCATCATCTGCTTCAAAATTGTCAGTTTCCTTTGGTTTATTCGTTGTTTTGGCAACGATCGTCGTTGTataa
- the LOC107027403 gene encoding fasciclin-like arabinogalactan protein 3, producing MNRSIIPLLCSFLFLSASSASAFNVTKILSQYPDYTNFNDLISKTGLASEINAKSTITLLAIPNGAIGDLTSKSNDVVKKILTTHIVLDYYDTMKLQKLKDKTSKLTTMFQESGKASNDQGFLNVTAKDNTFVFGSAVKDAQRDSRLEKSVMNQPYNISILGISQPIVTPGIDSPLSPSSAPSPKANTPKSSPPKAESPAEEEAEAPTEEDETEAPASSKDADSPSADSPPADAQAPSSSSADKLKISFGFFVVLASMVAVY from the coding sequence ATGAATCGTTCAATTATTCCTCTCCTTTGTTCCTTCCTCTTCCTCTCCGCCTCCTCGGCCTCCGCCTTTAATGTCACAAAAATCCTTAGCCAATATCCCGATTACACCAATTTCAATGACCTGATATCGAAAACTGGCTTAGCTAGTGAAATCAACGCGAAGTCAACAATCACACTCTTAGCTATCCCTAATGGTGCAATTGGTGATCTTACCTCGAAATCAAACGATGTTGTCAAGAAGATCTTGACAACACACATCGTTTTGGACTACTACGACACGATGAAACTTCAAAAATTGAAGGACAAGACTAGTAAATTAACAACCATGTTTCAAGAATCTGGTAAAGCATCAAATGATCAAGGATTCTTGAATGTTACTGCTAAAGACAACACGTTCGTGTTTGGATCAGCTGTTAAGGACGCTCAACGCGATTCAAGACTAGAGAAATCCGTCATGAATCAGCCTTACAACATCTCAATTCTTGGTATTTCTCAACCCATTGTCACACCTGGTATTGATTCACCACTTTCACCATCATCAGCACCATCACCAAAGGCGAATACGCCTAAAAGTTCTCCACCAAAAGCAGAGTCCCCTGCTGAAGAGGAAGCAGAGGCCCCTACTGAGGAAGATGAAACAGAGGCCCCTGCTTCCTCTAAGGATGCCGATTCGCCGTCCGCTGATTCACCACCAGCTGATGCTCAagcaccatcatcatcatctgcTGACAAATTGAAGATTTCTTTTGGTTTCTTTGTTGTTTTGGCATCAATGGTTGCAGtctattga
- the LOC107029034 gene encoding probable xyloglucan glycosyltransferase 5 — MAPRLNFSDWWGKDKERGTPVIVKMENPNFSIVEIDGPDAAFKPIEKSRGKNAKQVTWVLLLKANQAVGCVAWLATILWGLIGTIKNRLILRKGVSVASEKLGKSNLLFRIIKVCLGVSLVMLAFEVIAYFKGWHYFQNPNLYIPHTSDVLGLFHIIYVAWLDFRADYIAPSVQKLSTFCTVLFLIQSLDRLVLCLGCFYIKCKKIKPRIEGDPFKSDDLEGSNNGYYPMVLVQIPMCNEREVYEMSISAVCQLDWPKDRLLIQILDDSDNECIQELIKSEVAKWNQKGVNIIYRHRLVRTGYKAGNLKSAMSCDYVKDYEFVAIFDADFQPTPDFLKQTVPHFKDNPELGLVQTRWAFVNKDENLLTRLQNINLCFHFEVEQQVNGVFLNFFGFNGTAGIWRIKALEESGGWLERTTVEDMDIAVRAHLNGWKFIYLNDVRVLCEVPESFEAYRKQQHRWHSGPMQLFRVCLPAIVSSKISIWKKANLILLFFLLRKLILPFYSFTLFCVVLPLTMFIPEAELPFWVVCYIPILMTLLNILPAPKSIPFIAPYLLFENTMSVTKFNAMVSGLFQLGSSYEWVVTKKAGRSSEPDLLAAAEKDLKAFGAPQISRGASESELSELNRLNKQKDETSTLVKKSNKIYRKELALAFLLLTASARSLLSAHGLHFYFLLFQGVTFLLVGLDLIGEQIS; from the exons ATGGCTCCAAGATTGAATTTTTCTGACTGGTGGGGTAAAGATAAAGAAAGGGGAACACCAGTTATAGTGAAAATGGAGAACCCCAATTTCTCCATTGTTGAAATTGATGGTCCTGATGCTGCATTTAAGCCTATAGAGAAGAGTAGAGGCAAAAATGCTAAACAAGTGACATGGGTTTTGTTGCTTAAGGCTAACCAAGCTGTTGGTTGTGTTGCTTGGTTAGCAACAATTTTGTGGGGTTTAATTGGTACTATCAAGAATAGGTTGATTTTGAGAAAAGGGGTTTCTGTTGCAAGTGAAAAACTTGGAAAGAGTAATCTACTTTTTAGAATAATCAAAGTTTGTTTGGGGGTTTCTTTGGTTATGTTAGCTTTTGAAGTCATTGCTTACTTTAAAGGTTGGCATTATTTTCAGAATCCAAATTTGTATATACCACATACTTCTGATGTTTTGGGGTTGtttcatattatatatgttgCTTGGTTGGATTTTCGTGCTGATTATATTGCGCCTTCAGTTCAAAAACTCTCCACATTTTGTACTGTTCTATTCCTAATTCAGTCGTTAGATCGTTTAGTACTTTGTTTGGGTTGCTTTTATATTAAGTGCAAGAAGATTAAGCCAAGGATTGAAGGGGATCCATTTAAATCAGATGATCTTGAGGGATCAAACAATGGTTACTACCCTATGGTTCTTGTGCAGATTCCTATGTGTAATGAAAGAGAG GTATATGAGATGTCTATATCAGCAGTTTGCCAACTTGATTGGCCAAAAGACCGTCTGTTGATTCAAATTCTTGATGATTCCGACAATGAGTGCATCCAAGAGTTAATAAAGTCAGAGGTCGCGAAATGGAACCAAAAGGGTGTCAACATAATTTACAGGCATCGTCTGGTTAGAACTGGTTACAAAGCGGGGAACTTGAAGTCCGCAATGAGCTGTGACTATGTGAAGGATTATGAATTTGTTGCAATCTTTGATGCAGACTTTCAACCAACTCCAGATTTTCTTAAGCAAACAGTCCCGCATTTCAAG GACAACCCTGAGTTAGGATTGGTTCAAACAAGATGGGCATTTGTTAACAAGGATGAGAACTTGCTGACTCGTCTACAAAACATTAATCTGTGTTTtcattttgaggtggaacaacAGGTGAATGGGGTATTCTTGAACTTCTTTGGTTTCAACGGAACTGCTGGTATTTGGAGAATCAAAGCTTTGGAAGAGTCTGGAGGTTGGCTTGAGAGGACAACTGTTGAGGACATGGATATTGCTGTTCGTGCACATCTCAACGGTTGGAAGTTCATATATCTTAATGATGTGCGG GTCCTGTGTGAAGTTCCTGAATCTTTTGAAGCTTATAGGAAGCAACAACATCGATGGCATTCGGGCCCCATGCAACTTTTCCGAGTTTGTCTTCCTGCTATTGTTTCTTCCAAG ATATCAATATGGAAGAAAGCCAACTTaatacttcttttctttttgttgagaaAGCTCATTCTTCCCTTCTATTCATTCACATTGTTTTGTGTAGTTCTTCCTCTAACCATGTTCATCCCGGAAGCCGAGCTCCCTTTCTGGGTTGTTTGCTACATTCCAATTCTTATGACACTTCTAAACATTCTTCCAGCACCAAAATCCATTCCTTTCATCGCCCCCTACCTCCTTTTCGAAAACACTATGTCAGTGACAAAGTTCAATGCTATGGTATCTGGACTTTTCCAATTGGGAAGTTCGTACGAGTGGGTTGTTACCAAAAAAGCAGGAAGGTCTTCTGAACCCGACCTACTTGCTGCTGCTGAAAAAGATTTGAAAGCATTTGGAGCACCACAGATTAGCAGAGGGGCTTCGGAAAGTGAACTTTCTGAGCTGAACCGATTGAACAAACAGAAAGATGAAACTTCTACACTTGTCAAGAAGAGCAACAAAATATACAGAAAAGAACTAGCTCTTGCTTTCTTACTCTTAACGGCGTCAGCTAGAAGCCTTTTATCTGCCCATGGACTCCACTTTTACTTCCTTCTTTTCCAAGGAGTGACATTCCTCCTCGTTGGTCTTGATCTTATCGGAGAGCAGATTAGTTAA
- the LOC107028478 gene encoding probable WRKY transcription factor 11: protein MAVDLLNYSNLNEQLALQEAASAGLKSMDNLIRFVSFQQQQNQTVQPDCREITDYTVSNFRKVITILNRTGHARFRRSPVQVTDDSSTALTLSPLTNPAEETIPAVKVPVEKYQSKALTLDFTKRKVGTSIGCEAVPVASSTTSSSFMSTITGEGSVSNGKVFSSMNLPPRPPVSSGKPPIAGKRCRDHDLSDEFSGRTSSSGKCQCKKRKSRVKKVIRVPAISSKTADIPADEYSWRKYGQKPIKGSPYPRGYYRCSSVRGCPARKHVERATDDPGMLVVTYGGEHRHVQTTISSNVTGAGAGSSGERMMAFELTGQKNGERLGLEI from the exons ATGGCTGTAGATTTGTTAAATTATTCGAATTTGAATGAACAATTAGCTTTACAAGAAGCTGCTTCAGccggtttaaaatctatggatAATTTAATCCGGTTCGTTTCATTTCAACAACAGCAAAATCAAACGGTTCAACCGGATTGTAGAGAGATAACTGATTACACTGTTTCGAATTTTAGAAAGGTTATTACTATTTTGAACCGGACCGGTCATGCCCGGTTTAGACGTAGTCCGGTTCAGGTTACTGATGATTCATCTACGGCTTTAACTCTATCGCCGTTGACAAATCCGGCGGAGGAAACTATACCGGCGGTGAAAGTACCGGTGGAGAAGTATCAATCGAAGGCGTTGACTTTAGATTTTACGAAACGGAAAGTAGGTACGTCTATTGGATGTGAAGCTGTTCCGGTAGCGAGTTCGACGACGTCGTCGTCGTTTATGTCGACGATTACAGGTGAAGGAAGTGTTTCGAATGGTAAAGTGTTTTCGTCGATGAATTTACCTCCTCGTCCGCCTGTTTCCTCCGGGAAGCCGCCAATCGCCGGAAAAAGATGTCGTGATCATGATCTGTCTGATGAATTTTCCGGTAGAACTTCTAGCTCCGGGAAGTGTCAGTGCAAAAAGAG GAAATCTCGAGTAAAAAAAGTGATCAGAGTTCCGGCGATCAGTTCAAAAACTGCTGATATTCCGGCTGATGAATACTCATGGAGAAAGTACGGTCAAAAGCCGATCAAAGGTTCACCATACCCAAG GGGATATTACCGATGTAGTAGTGTAAGAGGCTGTCCGGCGAGAAAGCACGTAGAAAGAGCCACCGATGATCCTGGAATGCTTGTTGTGACTTACGGCGGAGAGCATCGTCATGTTCAAACCACGATCTCCAGCAACGTCACCGGCGCTGGAGCTGGAAGTTCCGGCGAGAGAATGATGGCTTTTGAGTTAACAGGACAGAAAAATGGAGAAAGATTAGGGTTAGAGATTTAG